A window of Lentibacillus sp. Marseille-P4043 contains these coding sequences:
- the fumC gene encoding class II fumarate hydratase: MDYRIEKDTLGEIQVPADKYWGAQTQRSKQNFPIGGEKMPQEVVRAFAILKKSAAKANSELGLMDKKKAEAIAYAADQIVAGKLDEHFPLVVWQTGSGTQSNMNVNEVIAHVGNKWLDEQGSELTLHPNDDVNKSQSSNDTYPTAMHIAAVLKLEDVVLPALTTLKDTLKVKMDAFEDIVKIGRTHLQDATPLTLGQEISGWHRMLEKTESMITESLHHLKELAIGGTAVGTGLNTHPDFSEKVCGAINEVTEKNFISAPNKFHALTSHDETVHAHGALKALAADLMKIANDVRWLASGPRCGIGELTIPANEPGSSIMPGKVNPTQCEAVTMVSAQVMGNDATIGFAASQGNFELNVFKPVIAYNFLQSSQLLADSMLSFDERCVKGLEPNHEQIEKYLTDSLMLVTALNPHIGYENAAKIAKQAFQDNATLKETAVKLGLLTEEQFDQYVNPKEMTHPK; the protein is encoded by the coding sequence ATGGATTATCGTATTGAAAAAGATACACTTGGAGAAATTCAAGTACCTGCTGATAAATATTGGGGAGCACAAACACAACGTAGTAAACAAAACTTTCCTATTGGCGGCGAAAAAATGCCACAAGAAGTCGTTCGTGCGTTTGCGATCTTGAAAAAAAGTGCTGCCAAGGCAAATAGTGAATTGGGATTGATGGACAAGAAGAAAGCGGAAGCAATTGCTTATGCAGCGGACCAAATTGTTGCTGGGAAATTGGACGAGCATTTTCCGTTAGTTGTCTGGCAAACAGGAAGTGGTACTCAATCAAACATGAATGTGAATGAGGTCATTGCCCATGTAGGGAACAAGTGGTTAGATGAGCAAGGAAGTGAATTAACCCTTCACCCAAATGATGATGTGAACAAATCACAAAGCTCAAATGACACATATCCAACAGCGATGCACATTGCAGCTGTATTAAAACTTGAAGATGTTGTATTACCTGCATTAACTACACTAAAAGACACACTAAAAGTAAAAATGGATGCTTTTGAAGACATTGTAAAAATTGGCCGGACGCATTTGCAGGATGCCACGCCATTAACATTAGGACAAGAAATTAGCGGTTGGCATCGTATGCTTGAAAAAACGGAAAGCATGATCACAGAAAGCTTGCATCATTTAAAAGAGCTTGCTATTGGTGGAACCGCGGTTGGAACTGGCTTAAATACACATCCTGATTTTTCCGAAAAAGTTTGTGGCGCAATTAATGAAGTTACCGAGAAGAACTTCATTTCCGCACCAAATAAATTTCATGCATTAACAAGCCATGATGAAACCGTTCATGCGCATGGTGCATTAAAAGCACTAGCAGCGGATCTAATGAAAATTGCAAATGACGTACGCTGGTTAGCTAGTGGACCTCGTTGTGGAATTGGTGAACTTACCATACCGGCAAATGAACCAGGAAGTTCCATTATGCCAGGAAAAGTAAACCCTACCCAATGTGAAGCCGTTACAATGGTATCTGCACAAGTAATGGGAAATGATGCAACAATCGGTTTTGCAGCAAGCCAAGGGAATTTTGAATTAAATGTGTTCAAACCTGTCATTGCATACAACTTTTTACAATCAAGCCAATTGTTAGCAGATAGTATGCTTTCATTCGATGAACGTTGTGTAAAAGGGTTAGAGCCTAATCATGAACAAATCGAAAAATACTTAACAGATTCATTAATGCTTGTAACAGCATTAAATCCACATATCGGTTACGAAAATGCTGCTAAAATTGCAAAGCAAGCATTTCAAGATAATGCAACATTGAAAGAAACAGCTGTGAAACTTGGATTGTTAACCGAAGAACAATTTGATCAATATGTGAATCCAAAAGAAATGACACACCCTAAATAA
- a CDS encoding zinc dependent phospholipase C family protein, with amino-acid sequence MPNIWTHMLFCEDVVDSIKNPNPFSSDESYMKLGAQGPDPFFYYNFWPWIKEEPVHDIGMALHTKHCGTFLMDLITAAKHSNNHVRAYVFGFVTHHILDRNAHPYIHYRAGYEGNDHQRLEVLIDTLMMEKYHHMKTWKAPVYKEIDVGHSLDKDIVDLLYTAIKAHYPQIAREDNAYIQKSYRDMKLALKLLADPHGWKNALLKPLISAYSHQPIKDQVDYLNLNETTWYHPATNDPCTKTFIDLYEQGRAEALEIMTLVLHYWQNHDMKTEQKITDLISDISYDTGKPLSLNLQNKYSEPIV; translated from the coding sequence ATGCCAAATATATGGACACATATGCTGTTTTGTGAAGATGTCGTGGATTCCATTAAAAATCCAAACCCATTTTCCAGTGATGAGTCCTATATGAAATTAGGTGCACAAGGCCCTGATCCATTTTTTTATTATAATTTTTGGCCATGGATTAAGGAAGAGCCAGTTCACGATATTGGAATGGCTTTACACACGAAACATTGCGGCACTTTTTTAATGGATTTAATTACAGCGGCAAAACACAGCAATAACCATGTAAGAGCTTATGTTTTCGGGTTTGTAACTCACCACATTTTGGATAGAAATGCACACCCATATATACATTATAGAGCTGGTTATGAAGGGAATGACCATCAACGGCTTGAAGTGTTAATTGATACGTTGATGATGGAAAAATACCATCACATGAAAACGTGGAAAGCACCTGTTTATAAAGAAATTGATGTGGGGCATTCATTGGATAAAGACATTGTTGATCTATTATACACGGCAATAAAAGCGCATTACCCACAGATTGCTCGAGAAGATAATGCGTATATTCAAAAATCGTATCGTGATATGAAATTGGCACTGAAATTACTAGCTGATCCACATGGCTGGAAGAATGCATTACTTAAGCCACTGATCTCAGCATATTCACATCAGCCAATTAAAGATCAGGTGGATTATTTGAATTTAAACGAAACGACATGGTATCATCCGGCAACAAATGATCCTTGTACGAAGACCTTTATTGATCTCTATGAACAAGGACGTGCAGAGGCTTTGGAAATTATGACGTTGGTGCTTCACTATTGGCAAAATCACGATATGAAAACGGAACAAAAGATTACTGATTTAATTAGTGATATCTCCTATGATACAGGTAAACCATTATCACTGAACCTACAAAATAAGTATAGTGAACCAATCGTGTAA
- a CDS encoding MFS transporter, with product MKNKKRIRSWMLYDFGNSAFATTIMAAVLPVFYYDVAAVNLDESLATSYWGYSQSIAVLIVAILAPFLGAISDFSAAKKKFLRFFAYMGILASILLAFVGEGDYLFASILLIVGTIGFSSANIFYDAFLPEIAEEDEIDKISSNGFAFGYIGGGILLAINILMTLKYQWFGLPNVTVASQVSFATVGVWWFIFSIPLFKNIQEEKKTTAVKRDRSYIAIGFQRVTSTFREIKQYKQLLIFLVAFWLYNDGISTIIKMATIYGRDIGIDSNSLIVALLITQFVGIPCTFFFGWLAKKITAKKALLVTLYVYIGIVVLGYFMSSALHFYLLAICVGVVQGGAQSLSRSIYGRMVPENKHAEFFGFYGISSKFAAIFGPFLFALVGQLTGSSRLGIISLVFFFIVGILLLRFVDIDKGVKEANQA from the coding sequence ATGAAAAACAAGAAAAGGATACGTAGCTGGATGCTTTATGACTTTGGTAATTCAGCATTTGCTACTACAATCATGGCAGCTGTTTTACCGGTATTTTATTATGATGTCGCGGCGGTCAACCTTGATGAATCATTGGCAACGAGTTATTGGGGGTATTCTCAATCAATTGCTGTATTAATTGTTGCGATTCTCGCTCCTTTTTTAGGGGCAATAAGTGATTTCTCGGCAGCCAAGAAAAAGTTTTTACGATTTTTTGCATACATGGGGATTCTCGCAAGTATTTTACTAGCGTTTGTTGGTGAAGGGGACTATCTTTTTGCTTCAATCCTATTAATCGTTGGGACAATTGGCTTCTCCAGTGCGAATATTTTTTATGATGCCTTTTTGCCGGAAATAGCTGAAGAAGATGAAATTGACAAAATTTCATCGAACGGCTTTGCTTTTGGTTATATTGGCGGAGGTATTTTACTAGCAATCAATATTTTAATGACTTTAAAATATCAATGGTTTGGATTACCAAATGTAACGGTCGCCAGCCAAGTATCATTTGCTACTGTTGGCGTTTGGTGGTTTATTTTTTCAATACCGTTATTTAAAAATATTCAAGAGGAGAAAAAGACAACAGCGGTTAAACGAGATCGCTCCTATATTGCGATTGGATTTCAACGCGTGACATCTACATTTAGGGAAATTAAGCAGTATAAGCAATTATTGATTTTTTTAGTGGCTTTTTGGTTGTATAATGACGGGATTTCCACAATTATCAAAATGGCAACGATTTATGGGCGGGATATTGGAATTGATTCAAATTCCTTAATTGTCGCATTATTGATTACACAGTTTGTCGGTATCCCATGCACATTTTTCTTTGGGTGGTTAGCAAAAAAAATAACTGCTAAAAAAGCTTTATTGGTAACGCTTTATGTTTATATTGGTATTGTAGTTTTAGGCTATTTCATGTCGTCAGCGTTGCATTTTTATTTATTAGCAATTTGTGTTGGGGTTGTTCAAGGTGGGGCGCAATCACTTAGCCGATCAATTTATGGACGGATGGTTCCGGAAAATAAACATGCAGAATTTTTTGGTTTCTACGGAATATCATCAAAATTCGCTGCGATTTTCGGTCCGTTTTTATTTGCGCTGGTCGGTCAACTTACTGGTTCAAGCAGGCTAGGAATTATCTCACTTGTTTTCTTTTTTATTGTCGGCATTCTTTTATTACGATTTGTTGATATCGACAAAGGTGTAAAAGAGGCGAATCAAGCATAA
- a CDS encoding methyl-accepting chemotaxis protein, which yields MLVDVRTALDESEKQSEEKTNRAKLIQDGTQNVRKQMNIIDHDSNLNAQSMDEMRLAFQEITKASQSQADTATTISTTTEGTNNRLEKMIASFEKSTQDGEELKMLSSKGQHSVEQLTVTLDGFQQSFELLRKNMDQLVKRIDENNTYTGKIQDIAEQTNLLALNASIEAARAGEFGKGFAVVAGEVRKLAEVSQKTAKQISQNQASIETDVQEARQEVDEQKVQLQQSVGNAKEAKENFASITNQLANFISYLGYLKKQANEIQTSSETIDNSVDHLASVIEETTATIEELEAMVDEQVNRMTKLSLAIEETNQVAAAIESVD from the coding sequence TTGTTAGTTGATGTTCGGACCGCATTGGATGAAAGTGAAAAACAGTCTGAGGAAAAGACAAACCGAGCTAAATTAATACAGGACGGGACGCAAAATGTAAGGAAACAAATGAATATCATTGATCACGATAGTAATTTGAATGCTCAATCGATGGACGAGATGCGGTTGGCGTTTCAGGAAATCACGAAGGCAAGTCAATCCCAAGCGGACACAGCAACAACGATTTCGACAACTACAGAGGGGACAAATAACCGATTAGAAAAAATGATTGCATCTTTTGAAAAAAGTACCCAAGATGGTGAGGAATTGAAAATGTTGTCGTCAAAAGGGCAGCATTCAGTTGAACAGTTAACGGTAACATTGGATGGCTTCCAGCAATCATTTGAGCTGCTAAGAAAAAATATGGATCAATTAGTGAAACGTATAGATGAAAATAATACATATACAGGAAAAATCCAAGATATCGCCGAACAAACGAATTTACTTGCACTAAATGCAAGCATTGAGGCGGCAAGGGCAGGAGAGTTTGGCAAGGGATTTGCTGTTGTGGCCGGTGAAGTTCGTAAGCTTGCTGAAGTGTCACAGAAAACAGCCAAGCAAATAAGTCAAAACCAAGCATCAATTGAAACTGATGTCCAAGAAGCACGCCAAGAAGTGGACGAACAAAAAGTGCAATTGCAACAAAGTGTTGGCAATGCGAAAGAAGCAAAAGAGAACTTTGCTAGTATTACAAATCAATTGGCAAACTTTATTAGTTATCTTGGTTACTTAAAAAAACAAGCAAATGAAATTCAGACATCTTCTGAAACAATAGATAATTCAGTGGATCATTTGGCTTCCGTAATTGAGGAGACAACTGCGACCATCGAGGAGTTAGAAGCGATGGTAGATGAACAAGTGAATCGGATGACAAAATTATCATTAGCAATTGAAGAAACAAATCAGGTAGCAGCTGCAATTGAAAGCGTTGATTAG
- a CDS encoding IDEAL domain-containing protein encodes MKKQKLIYRYYRYEGDMLHAKREIPYELKLSSRLLLDELCFSWNKARLEDAINNAIDEGNKEAFLKWSEAYRHYIWE; translated from the coding sequence ATGAAAAAGCAAAAATTAATTTACCGGTATTATCGGTATGAAGGTGATATGCTACACGCAAAACGAGAAATTCCATACGAGTTAAAGCTATCATCCCGATTGTTGTTAGATGAGTTATGTTTTAGTTGGAATAAAGCACGCCTGGAAGATGCTATAAATAATGCGATTGATGAAGGAAACAAAGAAGCATTTTTAAAATGGAGCGAAGCATATAGGCACTATATTTGGGAATAG
- a CDS encoding cation diffusion facilitator family transporter, with amino-acid sequence MNQPDNLKKGEKGAWISIFAYIFLAITKLVVAQIGNSEALRADGLNNSTDVVASIAVLIGLKISRKPPDEDHHYGHYRAETIASLFAAFIMMSVGLQVLYDTCKKMITGHTVQPDMLTAWTAIGAAAVMFFVYRYNAALAKKVQSTSLHAAAQDNRSDALVSIGAFIGIIGAQIGLFWLDPLAGFIVGVIICKTAWDIFKDSTHTLTDGFDEKLLTKIKASIAKVDEVKEVYDVKGRIHGNQTFIEITILVDPTLNVKESHDITERIERFLAETHNISYAHIHIEPYPKQHK; translated from the coding sequence ATGAATCAACCAGATAATCTAAAAAAAGGTGAAAAAGGTGCTTGGATCAGCATCTTTGCTTATATTTTTTTAGCAATCACAAAATTAGTTGTTGCCCAAATAGGTAATTCCGAAGCGTTACGCGCAGACGGATTAAATAACTCAACAGACGTGGTTGCCTCAATTGCGGTTCTTATCGGTTTAAAAATATCAAGAAAACCTCCCGATGAAGACCATCACTATGGACATTATCGGGCTGAAACCATTGCTTCATTATTTGCAGCTTTTATCATGATGTCAGTCGGTTTACAGGTTCTCTATGACACATGCAAAAAAATGATTACGGGGCACACTGTTCAGCCAGACATGCTGACAGCTTGGACAGCAATAGGCGCTGCAGCTGTGATGTTTTTCGTTTACCGTTACAATGCTGCGCTTGCAAAAAAGGTACAAAGCACTTCTCTTCACGCCGCTGCACAAGATAATCGATCTGATGCACTTGTTAGTATTGGAGCATTCATTGGCATCATTGGTGCACAAATCGGTTTATTCTGGTTAGACCCGCTGGCAGGGTTTATTGTTGGTGTTATCATCTGTAAAACAGCCTGGGATATTTTTAAAGACTCCACACACACGTTAACAGATGGTTTCGATGAAAAGCTGCTAACAAAAATAAAAGCAAGCATCGCCAAAGTAGACGAGGTCAAAGAGGTTTATGATGTCAAAGGCCGTATTCACGGAAATCAAACGTTTATTGAAATTACTATTCTTGTTGACCCAACCCTTAATGTAAAAGAAAGTCATGACATAACGGAGCGTATTGAACGTTTTCTGGCTGAAACACATAACATTTCATATGCCCATATTCATATCGAACCATATCCAAAGCAACACAAATAA
- a CDS encoding GNAT family N-acetyltransferase, translating to MYSIRRAVFADAEAIANIHVRSWKNTYTDLVDEKDLSNITYENRKTLWETVLRMQKKEQCTFVISNDVDVIGFVSGGPERTKRFQYDSEIYTIYLLPGYQRKGLGAKLLRVFAEEMKEHGYESLLVWVLTQNPSSRFYERYRAKPVGEEETTIGEGTYQETAYGWESIDELLATWK from the coding sequence ATGTATTCAATTAGGAGAGCTGTTTTCGCTGATGCAGAGGCAATAGCGAATATTCATGTGCGCAGCTGGAAAAATACGTACACCGACTTGGTGGATGAGAAGGATTTATCGAATATTACATATGAGAATCGGAAAACGTTATGGGAAACAGTTTTACGAATGCAAAAAAAAGAGCAGTGTACATTTGTCATTTCGAATGATGTCGACGTTATCGGTTTTGTTTCTGGCGGACCCGAACGGACAAAACGATTTCAATATGATAGTGAGATTTATACAATTTATTTGCTGCCAGGATATCAACGAAAAGGGTTAGGTGCGAAATTGTTAAGAGTTTTTGCCGAAGAAATGAAAGAACATGGGTATGAATCGCTGCTTGTGTGGGTGTTAACTCAGAATCCGTCAAGCAGGTTTTATGAACGATATCGCGCAAAGCCAGTTGGAGAAGAGGAAACGACAATCGGGGAAGGAACGTATCAGGAGACAGCATATGGATGGGAAAGTATTGATGAATTGTTGGCAACATGGAAATAA